A genomic stretch from Rhodomicrobium vannielii ATCC 17100 includes:
- a CDS encoding methanol/ethanol family PQQ-dependent dehydrogenase: MKLPRFKSAVAAAGLLAALAGAVPTLAGPVTWDEIANDDKTPGDVLSYGLGLKAQRFSKLDKITTDNVGALIPVWSFSFGGEKQRGQEGQALVHDGVIYITASYSRIFAVDAKTGKRLWEYNYRLPDDIRPCCDVVNRGPAIYGDKVFFGTLDAGIVALNKDTGKLVWKKKFGDHTVGYTMTGAPFIVKDQKSGKVLLIHGSSGDEFGVVGWLFARDPDTGEEVWARPLVEGHLGRLGGKESTPTGDPKAPSWPRDKDGNLVEAWNHGGGAPWQTASFDVDTNTIVIGAGNPAPWNTWKRTKEGDDPKNWDSLFTSGQAYVDASTGELKGFFQHTPNDAWDFSGNNSIILFDYQDANGKTVKASAHADRNGFFFVTDREKLATGAGYPNKPTALIGAWPFVDGITWASGFDLKTGRPIEKDNRPPLPKGDAQKGESIYVSPPFLGGTNWMPMSYSPQTGLFYIPANHWAMDYWTEHLTYKAGAAYLGQGFRIKRVYDDHVGILRAIDPKTGKIAWEHKEKFPLWGGTLTTGGGLLFTGTSDGFVKAFDAKNGKELWKFQTGSGVVSIPITWEMDGEQYLGIQSGYGGAVPLWGGDMAELTKQVTQGGSMWVFKLANFGKQASK; this comes from the coding sequence ATGAAATTGCCTCGTTTTAAATCTGCGGTGGCGGCTGCGGGCTTGCTCGCCGCCCTTGCCGGGGCCGTGCCGACCTTGGCCGGTCCGGTTACATGGGATGAGATCGCCAACGACGACAAAACGCCGGGCGATGTCCTGAGCTACGGTCTCGGCCTCAAGGCCCAGCGCTTTAGCAAACTGGACAAGATCACCACGGATAACGTCGGCGCCCTGATCCCGGTGTGGAGCTTTTCATTCGGTGGCGAGAAGCAGCGCGGACAGGAAGGCCAAGCGCTGGTTCATGACGGTGTGATCTATATCACCGCGTCATACTCGCGTATATTTGCTGTCGACGCGAAGACCGGCAAGCGGCTATGGGAATACAATTACCGACTGCCCGATGATATCCGCCCGTGTTGCGACGTGGTCAATCGCGGTCCGGCTATCTACGGCGACAAGGTTTTCTTCGGCACGCTCGATGCTGGCATCGTGGCGCTGAACAAGGACACCGGCAAGCTCGTCTGGAAGAAGAAGTTCGGCGATCACACGGTCGGCTACACCATGACCGGTGCACCTTTCATCGTGAAGGACCAGAAGAGCGGCAAGGTGCTGCTCATCCATGGGTCTTCGGGTGACGAGTTTGGCGTCGTCGGCTGGCTGTTCGCCCGCGATCCCGATACGGGCGAAGAGGTGTGGGCGCGTCCGCTGGTCGAGGGACATCTCGGACGTCTCGGCGGCAAGGAATCGACCCCAACCGGCGATCCGAAGGCGCCTTCCTGGCCACGCGACAAGGACGGCAATCTCGTTGAGGCCTGGAACCACGGCGGCGGCGCTCCGTGGCAGACGGCCAGCTTCGATGTTGACACCAACACCATTGTGATCGGCGCGGGTAACCCAGCTCCGTGGAACACATGGAAGCGCACCAAGGAAGGCGACGATCCGAAGAACTGGGACAGCCTGTTCACCTCGGGCCAGGCCTATGTCGACGCCTCGACGGGCGAACTCAAGGGCTTCTTCCAGCACACGCCGAACGATGCCTGGGACTTCTCCGGCAACAACTCGATCATCCTGTTCGACTATCAGGACGCGAACGGCAAAACGGTGAAGGCCTCGGCGCATGCCGACCGCAACGGCTTCTTCTTCGTCACGGATCGCGAGAAGCTGGCGACCGGCGCGGGCTACCCGAACAAGCCAACGGCGTTGATTGGCGCCTGGCCATTCGTTGACGGCATCACCTGGGCTTCCGGCTTCGATCTCAAGACGGGCCGTCCGATTGAAAAGGACAATCGCCCACCGCTGCCAAAGGGCGACGCGCAGAAGGGCGAAAGCATCTACGTCTCTCCGCCCTTCCTTGGCGGCACCAACTGGATGCCGATGTCCTACAGCCCACAGACCGGTCTGTTCTACATTCCGGCGAACCATTGGGCTATGGACTACTGGACCGAGCATCTGACCTATAAGGCTGGTGCGGCGTATTTGGGCCAGGGCTTCCGCATCAAGCGCGTCTACGACGATCATGTGGGCATCTTGCGCGCCATCGATCCGAAGACTGGTAAGATCGCTTGGGAACACAAGGAGAAATTCCCGCTTTGGGGCGGAACGCTGACGACTGGCGGCGGCCTTCTGTTCACCGGAACGTCCGATGGCTTCGTCAAGGCGTTCGACGCGAAGAACGGCAAGGAACTCTGGAAGTTCCAGACCGGCTCGGGCGTCGTCTCCATCCCGATCACCTGGGAAATGGACGGCGAGCAATATCTCGGCATCCAGTCCGGCTATGGCGGCGCGGTTCCGCTGTGGGGCGGGGATATGGCCGAGCTGACGAAGCAGGTCACGCAGGGCGGCTCCATGTGGGTGTTCAAGCTCGCCAATTTCGGAAAACAGGCGAGCAAGTAG